In the genome of Fervidobacterium nodosum Rt17-B1, the window TCATCAAGCCCGTTATAATAATCATTACTCCTACCATGATCAATAATTTTCCAATTTCCTGCATTTTCTCCCTCCTTAAAGTAAGAAAATGGCAGCGCAACCATTTCACCATCGTCAGTTTGAAGAGTAACCTTTGATAAAAACACATTAACAGTTATAACTTTTGCAATTTTTCCGTCGTAATATATCGTCGAACCTTCGTCAGGAATATTTTCCAACATCTCTATGTAAAAATCGTGTTCGTACATTAAACAGCACAGAAGTCTTCCACACGGACCTGTGATTTTTGACGTATTTATCATCATCTGCTGCCTTTTGGCATGTTTTAAAGTAATACTATCAAATTCTCTGAGAAAATAAGAACAGCAACTTCTAAGACCACACAAACCTAAACCCTTGATAAATTTCATTTCGTCCCTAACTCCAACTTGCCTTAGTTCAATACGTGTTTTAAACTCTTTTGCAATATCTTTAACAAGCTCCCTAAAATCCACGCGTGTTTTAGAACTAAAATATATAACTAGCTTGCTTCTATCGAATATATACTTTGATTGCAGTATTTTCATTGGAAGGTTATGCTTTTTCACAAGATCTACAGTTATTTCCCTTGCTTTCTTTGCAATTTCTTCGTTCTCGCGAATTATATCTAAATCTTCGTCTGTAGCTTTTCTGATAATCTGTTTTATTTCATAATCAACATCGTCAATACTTATATCTTTTGGTCCGCTGAGTATTTTTCCATAATCCGTTCCAAATTCACTTAAAACTATTGCATAATCACCATACTTGAATTCTTCACCATTATCACCGTAATATACTATTTTTCCCATTGGCATTAACTCTACACCGTAAACTGTAGCTTGAAAGCTCATATCTTTCCTCCTCCATTATTTTCTTGTGAATCAAAGAGTGCCATAAATAAAACATAATACGTGAGTTGATAGTTGAAATTAGCGATTTTACTACTCTGGATTTCATCACATATCTTTATATATTTTAATTTTTCTTCATCACTTAACTTACTTTTAAAAATAAACCAGGAAACGACTTTACTAAAAAGTTTCAAGAAAGTTATATTGTTAATCTTCGATATTTTAGCCACAAATTTAACGTACTCATCCAAATTTGCATTTTGATACTTTTCTATGAGAGATTTTAGTGTAAATATCCTATCT includes:
- a CDS encoding PSP1 domain-containing protein, with product MSFQATVYGVELMPMGKIVYYGDNGEEFKYGDYAIVLSEFGTDYGKILSGPKDISIDDVDYEIKQIIRKATDEDLDIIRENEEIAKKAREITVDLVKKHNLPMKILQSKYIFDRSKLVIYFSSKTRVDFRELVKDIAKEFKTRIELRQVGVRDEMKFIKGLGLCGLRSCCSYFLREFDSITLKHAKRQQMMINTSKITGPCGRLLCCLMYEHDFYIEMLENIPDEGSTIYYDGKIAKVITVNVFLSKVTLQTDDGEMVALPFSYFKEGENAGNWKIIDHGRSNDYYNGLDDISDIEDE